DNA from Pseudomonas mendocina:
GGTAGACGCGCTGGTTTCAGGTATCAGTGACTTAACGGTCGTGGAAGTTCGAGTCTTCTCCTGGGCACCAAATTTCAAAAAACCGAGCTAAGGCTCGGTTTTTTATTGCCCGCAAAAAAACGCACCACCTCGTAGGGCGCGCTGTGCGCATCGCCAAGACTGCAGCGCACCCTACACTTTGAACTGCCCCAGACTGGCCTTGAGCTGCGATGCCAGCTCATCGAGCGCTCGCACGTTGCCGGCAATCGCCGCCACGGCCTCGGCCGCATGCTGCGCCTCTGCGTGAATGACCTCGACTCTCCCGCGCACGGCACCCGCCCCCTGCGCCTGATGCGCCGCGGCCTGGGTAGCAGCATTGATTGCACCATGCACTTCGTCGACAGACTGCTGCACCGACTGCTGCAGGCGCGCACTGTCGCGCAGCACCTCCAACCCTTCGCCACCCTGCGCGCCAGCCTGGGCGATAGCCGCCACCGCCTCCCGCGCCCCACGCTGCAGAGCAGCGATATGGGTCTGGATATCACCAGTGGATTGCTGAGTCTTGCTGGCCAGGGCCCGCACCTCGTCCGCCACCACCGCAAAGCCACGCCCACTCTCACCCGCGCGCGCCGCCTCAATGGCTGCGTTGAGCGCAAGCAGGTTGGTCTGCTCGGCAATGGACTGAATCACCGTCAACACCACTTCGATCTGCTCGCTCTGCTTGGCCAAACGCTCAATTACCGCCGAGCCGTCAGCCACGCGCGCCACCAAACCCTCGATCAATGACGACAAGCGCTGGGCAATAGCAGCGTTCTCATGCGCCGCCTGCCGGATAGTATCGACGCGCTGCAACGCCTCCTGCATGGCCTGGCTTTCCGCCTGAGCCTCGTCGGCCATTTGCTCCAGGGCCTGCAAACTGCCCGCCACCTCATCGCGCTGCCGCCCGGCAGCTGCTTCGGCCGCCACACCACGCTGGGTCAGGCTGCGAATCTGCTCACCAGTACGCAGCGCCACCTCTCCAGACTCACGAACGATAGGCTGCAGCTTGGCGATAAAGCGGTTGACCGCATCTGCCATCTCCCCCACTTCGTCCTGGCTGTCGATACTCACACGTCGGGTCAGATCGCCCTCGCCAGCGGCCAGGTCGTTCAGTGCGGCACTGAGCAGACGCAAGCGACTGAGCACGCGCCAGCCCAGCACCAGTGCGACCACCACCAGAGCCAACGCACCAACGATCAGCAGCCCCAAGGCAATATTCCAACGCAGCGCGTCAGCCGCCACCCGCACCGAGTCCCCACCATTGCGCGCCATTTCCTGGGTGTAGCGCTCGGCCGACTGCAAGCGCTCACGCAGCGCACGAGTAGCCTCTTCGGAAGCCCCAGCCAGACTACTATCGACCAACTCACCCGCACCGCCGACCAGAGCCGTGAAGCGACCATCCAGCGCTGCCAGCTCCTTTTCGACCACATCCAGCGACAACCCCAT
Protein-coding regions in this window:
- a CDS encoding methyl-accepting chemotaxis protein, which translates into the protein MFAILSMLRSRLLRPVFVALGLAMLVQVGLAVWLMRASVDGMVEDLAQRLGGESRRLGEELNMAEREMSQGLAALAGSTRTRLGEGLSGQLKDEQQQLRVVLEGNLKQSGQALAQLLAGVAPKSIWDLDIPALTALTRIAQQDPAVLFAIIYDGEGKRLTRNFNRSSAQVRELIAAGQGDSPLDKLVDAASRDARVYVVEASINPMGAQIGRVQMGLSLDVVEKELAALDGRFTALVGGAGELVDSSLAGASEEATRALRERLQSAERYTQEMARNGGDSVRVAADALRWNIALGLLIVGALALVVVALVLGWRVLSRLRLLSAALNDLAAGEGDLTRRVSIDSQDEVGEMADAVNRFIAKLQPIVRESGEVALRTGEQIRSLTQRGVAAEAAAGRQRDEVAGSLQALEQMADEAQAESQAMQEALQRVDTIRQAAHENAAIAQRLSSLIEGLVARVADGSAVIERLAKQSEQIEVVLTVIQSIAEQTNLLALNAAIEAARAGESGRGFAVVADEVRALASKTQQSTGDIQTHIAALQRGAREAVAAIAQAGAQGGEGLEVLRDSARLQQSVQQSVDEVHGAINAATQAAAHQAQGAGAVRGRVEVIHAEAQHAAEAVAAIAGNVRALDELASQLKASLGQFKV